In Metopolophium dirhodum isolate CAU chromosome 7, ASM1992520v1, whole genome shotgun sequence, one genomic interval encodes:
- the LOC132949807 gene encoding uncharacterized protein LOC132949807 isoform X4 encodes MNAFVRDGAVIRKRRIRQSLSARSTEPERKKIYKAHDDGALRRDLALSTLQIHSSESSVNQSKVVATEKESRYSNVEFTRAKAFLYLNYKKISCFNVNKLLKEHLKEFDENETHLKRTFEQCYDVTGSVEKSKAMMKQIATNTWSRLDLKPTLSSGVSESFLKFCFRRLSILPCKVVEKSVKRLKKNKYKKNMTISLKKKIDDLNIILFGKEHSSKDKKILYTIKLNEYIGAPKIYSDSDSTIISDDEEIGNRSCILTKAYSLRDPKFENLRDTKTGTCVIVRINSNLIKNNPQSNTFYAKKSISATSQLKTSVHKKFKKGPNVCDTGNSKISASNMNNLEKINSQLNTDASIQNAESFVLKKVNHVGQIIVPQFNIDGMVKNSKVPELETNVEGENTIPHKNVEGPVLAQNIDDEEMVVPPLIIDEFVEDADSTVLETDVGEIMFPKLIIDENVQSSNMILLETNTLVGKIIDQELEKSTNNQDLANSQIDTDIDDSKKQSALETDVGEIMVPKLMEKNFKNANSTALETNVEVENTVPHRNSEGPVLTPNIDDEEMTVPPLIIDEFVDNSESIVLETDVGEMMFPKLIIDENDQSSNRTKLEMNTLVGKNIDLELEKSKSNQDLANSQIDTDIDDSKKQSALETDVGEIMVPKLMEKNFKNANSTALETNVEVENTVPHRNSEGPVLTPNIYDEEMTVPPLIIDEFVDNSESIVLETDIGEMMFPKLIIDENVQSSNRTKLEMNTLVGKNIDPELEKSISNQDLANSQIDTDIDDSKKQSALETGVGEIMFPKLIIDENVQSSNMVLLETNTLVGKIIDPELEKSTSNQDLANSQINEMKIDTDINDLKKQSEILDHTNLVLKIRKIINTDDEVFKNSIIKDLATYFLNDDFLYKVDALWKTTESELVGELIIKLLNMFNDIEYNMAQFTGCLICIFREIARKSSILPCQLKLKLIVFLDAIKKYIKFHDNALWRTWFLPSMFFDWCFIVAFIFMNTKNEFKIDFNKSVIRNATSYYKMVKRCRYLFINQDLKPTKSHKKSGIFELTRIDDLLEIDDVHATNDTKVIPNITTNIPSNELERKKLKTEDNCIDTINQTTPGNIEEVCLASVDPKISKIIVRPQFSYSNSFINKLNWFNNNISDLMKRFNASTSNESNESSIVQNNTSVVDNNKAPSSVNKRRCVVTNATNEPTMSKKSKTQVESPRVFFTIANNPKEFDITYGSSAIAQSRSSAVSKNVSSSSTVPNNSSSSAAVPQSLVVSSTVSQNLSPYYNHYSSSNTISQLPAPIGLPSLSNTTQSSYPASTNPSVNINRTSNIHPIHSNNQRGIHHQSSAAANSQRPKAANTWPSNKYTNMCSDPSCSKSSTYTTQYTNSNASSYSQSTYSHNIPSATSHPQYSNALTYPTTYTHPIISGLLESNTANVASMNTYMQNQSYNYSNSYSSQNNLKTPDHNTQVSPDLPDARLPNMPNHQAADTINQTCMAANCTNVSSFSCNTCLAAFYCSIQCQKSDWHYHQNECCVSF; translated from the exons ATGAATGCTTTCGTGCGCGACGGTGCGGTAATCCGCAAGAGACGAATCCGTCAAAGTTTAAGTGCGCGCAGCACCGAACCAGAGAGGAAAAAGATTTACAAGGCACACGACGACGGAGCCTTGCGGCGTGACCTTGCGTTAAGTACTCTCCAAATACATTCCAGTGAAAGTTCAGTTAACCAATCGAAG gttgtAGCAACTGAGAAGGAATCCAGATATTCAAATGTTGAGTTTACGCGAGCAAAAGCTTTTTTGTATTTAA ATTACAAGAAAATTAGTTGTTTTAACGTTAACAAACTTCTCAAAGAACATTTAAAGGAATTTGATGAAAATGAAACTCATTTAAAAAGG ACTTTTGAACAATGTTATGATGTAACCGGATCTGTAGAAAAGAGTAAAGCTATGATGAAACAAATTGCGACTAACACATGGTCAAGACTTGATCTTAAACCTACTTTATCTTCAGGAGTTAGTGAAAG ttttttaaaattctgtTTTAGGAGGTTATCCATTTTGCCATGTAAAGTTGTTGAAAAAAGTGTTAaaagacttaaaaaaaataagtataaaaaaaatatgacaatcagcttaaaaaaaaaaattgatgatctaaatataatattatttggcaAGGAACATTCatcaaaagataaaaaaatcctatatacaataaaactTAATGAATATATTGGAGCACCTAAAATATATTCTGATTCTGATTCAACAATAATTTCAGATGATGAAGAAATTGGTAATAGAAGTTGTATACTAACTAAAGCTTATAGCCTACGAGATCCGAAATTCGAAAACCTTAGGGATACTAAAACAGGCACATGTGTTATTGTCCGCATAAATtcgaatttaattaaaaataatcctcaatcaaatacattttatgctaAAAAATCAATTTCAGCAACTAGTCAATTAAAAACTTcggttcataaaaaatttaaaaaaggtccAAATGTTTGCGATACTGGAAATTCTAAAATATCGGCATCAAATATGAATAATCTTGAAAAGATAAATTCACAACTAAATACCGACGCAAGCATTCAAAACGCTGAAAGTTTTGTACTGAAAAAGGTTAATCATGTTGGACAAATCATAGTTCCACAGTTTAATATTGATGGAATGGTTAAAAATTCCAAAGTTCCTGAATTAGAAACAAATGTTGAAGGAGAAAATACAATTccacataaaaatgttgaaggTCCAGTATTAGCTCAGAATATTGATGATGAAGAAATGGTGGTTCCTCCATTAATAATTGATGAATTTGTTGAAGATGCTGATAGTACTGTATTGGAAACCGACGTTGGAGAAATTATGTttccaaaattaattatagacgAAAATGTTCAATCTTCCAATATGATTCTATTGGAAACTAATACTCTTGTTGGAAAAATTATAGATCAAGAATTAGAAAAATCTACAAATAATCAAGATTTAGCCAACTCTCAAATTGATACAGATATTGATGATTCGAAAAAACAATCTGCATTGGAAACCGACGTTGGAGAAATTATGGTTCCgaaattaatggaaaaaaattttaaaaatgccaaTAGTACTGCATTAGAAACAAACGTTGAAGTAGAAAATACAGTTCCACATAGAAATTCTGAAGGTCCAGTTTTGACTCCGAATATTGATGATGAAGAAATGACGGTTCCTCCATTAATAATAGATGAATTTGTTGACAATTCTGAGAGTATTGTATTGGAAACGGACGTTGGAGAAATGATGtttccaaaattaataatagacgAAAATGATCAATCTTCCAATAGAACCAAATTGGAAATGAATACTCTAGTTGGAAAAAATATAGATCTAGAATTAGAAAAATCTAAGAGTAATCAAGATTTAGCCAATTCTCAAATTGATACAGATATTGATGATTCGAAAAAACAATCTGCATTGGAAACCGACGTTGGAGAAATTATGGTTCCgaaattaatggaaaaaaattttaaaaatgctaataGTACTGCATTAGAAACAAACGTTGAAGTAGAAAATACAGTTCCACATAGAAATTCTGAAGGTCCAGTTTTGACTCCGAATATTTATGATGAAGAAATGACGGTTCCTCCATTAATAATAGATGAATTTGTTGACAATTCTGAGAGTATTGTATTGGAAACGGACATTGGAGAAATGATGtttccaaaattaataatagacgAAAATGTTCAATCTTCCAATAGAACCAAATTGGAAATGAATACTCTAGTTGGAAAAAATATAGATCCAGAATTAGAAAAATCTATAAGTAATCAAGATTTAGCCAACTCTCAAATTGATACAGATATTGATGATTCGAAAAAACAATCTGCATTGGAAACCGGCGTTGGAGAAATTATGTttccaaaattaattatagacgAAAATGTTCAATCTTCCAATATGGTTCTATTGGAAACTAATACTCTTGTTGGAAAAATTATAGATCCAGAATTAGAAAAATCTACAAGTAATCAAGATTTAGCCAATTCTCAAATTAATGAAATGAAAATCGATACGGAtattaatgatttgaaaaaacaaTCGGAAATATTGGACCATACAAATTTAGTgcttaaaattagaaaaattataaacacggATGAtgaggtatttaaaaattctataataaaaGATTTGGCaacgtattttttaaatgatgattTTCTATACAAAGTAGATGCATTATGGAAAACTACTGAATCAGAACTTGTTGGAGAGTTAATCATAAAACTccttaatatgtttaatgacaTCGAATATAATATGGCACAATTTACAGGTTGTTTAATTTGCATATTTCGTGAAATCGCTCGAAAGTCTTCCATTCTTCCGTgtcaattgaaattaaaattgattgtgTTCCTTGatgctattaaaaaatacatcaaatttCATGATAATGCATTATGGAGAACTTGGTTTTTACCTAGTATGTTCTTCGATTGGTGTTTTATTGTCGCTTTTATCTTTATGAAtactaaaaatgaatttaaaatagattttaataagTCAGTTATAAGAAATGCAACATCGTACTATAAAATGGTTAAACGGTGTagatatctatttattaatcaaGATTTAAAACCAACTAAGTCACATAAGAAGAGTGGTATATTTGAATTGACAAGAATTGATGACCTCTTGGAAATTGATGACGTACATGCCACGAATGATACCAAAGTAATACCGAATATAACTACTAACATACCCTCGAATGAACTTGAACGCAAAAAACTCAAAACGGAAGACAATTGTATAGATACTATTAATCAAACTACACCAGGAAATATAGAGGAAGTGTGCCTTGCTTCAGTTGAtcctaaaatatctaaaataatagtacGTCCTCAATTTAGTTATTCAAATTCATTCATTAATAAGTTAaattggtttaataataatatcagtgaCCTTATGAAAAGATTCAACGCATCAACTTCTAATGAAAGTAATGAAAGTTCCATTGTCCAAAATAATACTTCAGTTGTTGATAACAATAAAGCACCATCATCTGTTAATAAACGCCGATGTGTTGTAACGAATGCAACAAATGAGCCAACAATgagtaaaaaatcaaaaacacaaGTTGAATCTCCACGCGTATTTTTTACTATTGCAAATAATCCTAAAGAATTTGACATAACTTATGGTTCATCAGCAATCGCTCAGTCAAGATCATCAGCAGTCTCTAAGAATGTAAGTTCATCATCAACAGTGCCTAATAATTCAAGTTCATCAGCAGCAGTTCCTCAGAGTTTAGTGGTGTCATCAACAGTTTCTCAAAATTTGAGTCCATATTACAATCATTATTCCTCCAGTAATACCATTAGTCAACTTCCG GCTCCTATTGGTTTGCCATCACTTTCTAATACTACACAATCTTCATATCCGGCGAGTACAAATCCATCAGTCAATATAAACAGAACATCTAATATTCATCCAATTCATTCAAATAATCAGAGAGGGATTCACCATCAGAGTTCAGCTGCAGCGAATTCACAGCGTCCAAAGGCAGCAAATACATGGCCATCAAACAAGTATACCAATATGTGTAGTGATCCTTCTTGCAGTAAATCTAGTACTTACACCACTCAATACACAAATTCTAATGCCTCGTCGTATTCACAATCGACATATAGTCATAACATTCCATCAGCAACTTCACATCCTCAATATTCAAATGCGCTTACATATCCAACAACCTACACACATCCAATAATTAGTGGTCTATTAGAAAGCAACACAGCAAATGTGGCATCAATGAATACCTATATGCAGAAccaaagttataattatagtaattctTACTCAAGTCAGAATAACTTGAAGACTCCCGATCACAATACTCAG gTTTCACCAGATTTGCCTGATGCTCGACTACCCAACATGCCAAATCACCAAGCTGCTGATACTATAAATCAAacg TGTATGGCGGCCAACTGTACAAATGTTTCCAGTTTTTCTTGTAATACTTGTTTGGCTGCTTTTTACTGCAGTATACAATGCCAA AAATCTGACTGGCATTATCACCAAAACGAATGTTGTGTTTCTTTTTAA
- the LOC132949807 gene encoding uncharacterized protein LOC132949807 isoform X2, protein MNAFVRDGAVIRKRRIRQSLSARSTEPERKKIYKAHDDGALRRDLALSTLQIHSSESSVNQSKVVATEKESRYSNVEFTRAKAFLYLNYKKISCFNVNKLLKEHLKEFDENETHLKRTFEQCYDVTGSVEKSKAMMKQIATNTWSRLDLKPTLSSGVSERRLSILPCKVVEKSVKRLKKNKYKKNMTISLKKKIDDLNIILFGKEHSSKDKKILYTIKLNEYIGAPKIYSDSDSTIISDDEEIGNRSCILTKAYSLRDPKFENLRDTKTGTCVIVRINSNLIKNNPQSNTFYAKKSISATSQLKTSVHKKFKKGPNVCDTGNSKISASNMNNLEKINSQLNTDASIQNAESFVLKKVNHVGQIIVPQFNIDGMVKNSKVPELETNVEGENTIPHKNVEGPVLAQNIDDEEMVVPPLIIDEFVEDADSTVLETDVGEIMFPKLIIDENVQSSNMILLETNTLVGKIIDQELEKSTNNQDLANSQIDTDIDDSKKQSALETDVGEIMVPKLMEKNFKNANSTALETNVEVENTVPHRNSEGPVLTPNIDDEEMTVPPLIIDEFVDNSESIVLETDVGEMMFPKLIIDENDQSSNRTKLEMNTLVGKNIDLELEKSKSNQDLANSQIDTDIDDSKKQSALETDVGEIMVPKLMEKNFKNANSTALETNVEVENTVPHRNSEGPVLTPNIYDEEMTVPPLIIDEFVDNSESIVLETDIGEMMFPKLIIDENVQSSNRTKLEMNTLVGKNIDPELEKSISNQDLANSQIDTDIDDSKKQSALETGVGEIMFPKLIIDENVQSSNMVLLETNTLVGKIIDPELEKSTSNQDLANSQINEMKIDTDINDLKKQSEILDHTNLVLKIRKIINTDDEVFKNSIIKDLATYFLNDDFLYKVDALWKTTESELVGELIIKLLNMFNDIEYNMAQFTGCLICIFREIARKSSILPCQLKLKLIVFLDAIKKYIKFHDNALWRTWFLPSMFFDWCFIVAFIFMNTKNEFKIDFNKSVIRNATSYYKMVKRCRYLFINQDLKPTKSHKKSGIFELTRIDDLLEIDDVHATNDTKVIPNITTNIPSNELERKKLKTEDNCIDTINQTTPGNIEEVCLASVDPKISKIIVRPQFSYSNSFINKLNWFNNNISDLMKRFNASTSNESNESSIVQNNTSVVDNNKAPSSVNKRRCVVTNATNEPTMSKKSKTQVESPRVFFTIANNPKEFDITYGSSAIAQSRSSAVSKNVSSSSTVPNNSSSSAAVPQSLVVSSTVSQNLSPYYNHYSSSNTISQLPVTSQTVASRSLSVYYNNINSNIMQAPIGLPSLSNTTQSSYPASTNPSVNINRTSNIHPIHSNNQRGIHHQSSAAANSQRPKAANTWPSNKYTNMCSDPSCSKSSTYTTQYTNSNASSYSQSTYSHNIPSATSHPQYSNALTYPTTYTHPIISGLLESNTANVASMNTYMQNQSYNYSNSYSSQNNLKTPDHNTQVSPDLPDARLPNMPNHQAADTINQTCMAANCTNVSSFSCNTCLAAFYCSIQCQKSDWHYHQNECCVSF, encoded by the exons ATGAATGCTTTCGTGCGCGACGGTGCGGTAATCCGCAAGAGACGAATCCGTCAAAGTTTAAGTGCGCGCAGCACCGAACCAGAGAGGAAAAAGATTTACAAGGCACACGACGACGGAGCCTTGCGGCGTGACCTTGCGTTAAGTACTCTCCAAATACATTCCAGTGAAAGTTCAGTTAACCAATCGAAG gttgtAGCAACTGAGAAGGAATCCAGATATTCAAATGTTGAGTTTACGCGAGCAAAAGCTTTTTTGTATTTAA ATTACAAGAAAATTAGTTGTTTTAACGTTAACAAACTTCTCAAAGAACATTTAAAGGAATTTGATGAAAATGAAACTCATTTAAAAAGG ACTTTTGAACAATGTTATGATGTAACCGGATCTGTAGAAAAGAGTAAAGCTATGATGAAACAAATTGCGACTAACACATGGTCAAGACTTGATCTTAAACCTACTTTATCTTCAGGAGTTAGTGAAAG GAGGTTATCCATTTTGCCATGTAAAGTTGTTGAAAAAAGTGTTAaaagacttaaaaaaaataagtataaaaaaaatatgacaatcagcttaaaaaaaaaaattgatgatctaaatataatattatttggcaAGGAACATTCatcaaaagataaaaaaatcctatatacaataaaactTAATGAATATATTGGAGCACCTAAAATATATTCTGATTCTGATTCAACAATAATTTCAGATGATGAAGAAATTGGTAATAGAAGTTGTATACTAACTAAAGCTTATAGCCTACGAGATCCGAAATTCGAAAACCTTAGGGATACTAAAACAGGCACATGTGTTATTGTCCGCATAAATtcgaatttaattaaaaataatcctcaatcaaatacattttatgctaAAAAATCAATTTCAGCAACTAGTCAATTAAAAACTTcggttcataaaaaatttaaaaaaggtccAAATGTTTGCGATACTGGAAATTCTAAAATATCGGCATCAAATATGAATAATCTTGAAAAGATAAATTCACAACTAAATACCGACGCAAGCATTCAAAACGCTGAAAGTTTTGTACTGAAAAAGGTTAATCATGTTGGACAAATCATAGTTCCACAGTTTAATATTGATGGAATGGTTAAAAATTCCAAAGTTCCTGAATTAGAAACAAATGTTGAAGGAGAAAATACAATTccacataaaaatgttgaaggTCCAGTATTAGCTCAGAATATTGATGATGAAGAAATGGTGGTTCCTCCATTAATAATTGATGAATTTGTTGAAGATGCTGATAGTACTGTATTGGAAACCGACGTTGGAGAAATTATGTttccaaaattaattatagacgAAAATGTTCAATCTTCCAATATGATTCTATTGGAAACTAATACTCTTGTTGGAAAAATTATAGATCAAGAATTAGAAAAATCTACAAATAATCAAGATTTAGCCAACTCTCAAATTGATACAGATATTGATGATTCGAAAAAACAATCTGCATTGGAAACCGACGTTGGAGAAATTATGGTTCCgaaattaatggaaaaaaattttaaaaatgccaaTAGTACTGCATTAGAAACAAACGTTGAAGTAGAAAATACAGTTCCACATAGAAATTCTGAAGGTCCAGTTTTGACTCCGAATATTGATGATGAAGAAATGACGGTTCCTCCATTAATAATAGATGAATTTGTTGACAATTCTGAGAGTATTGTATTGGAAACGGACGTTGGAGAAATGATGtttccaaaattaataatagacgAAAATGATCAATCTTCCAATAGAACCAAATTGGAAATGAATACTCTAGTTGGAAAAAATATAGATCTAGAATTAGAAAAATCTAAGAGTAATCAAGATTTAGCCAATTCTCAAATTGATACAGATATTGATGATTCGAAAAAACAATCTGCATTGGAAACCGACGTTGGAGAAATTATGGTTCCgaaattaatggaaaaaaattttaaaaatgctaataGTACTGCATTAGAAACAAACGTTGAAGTAGAAAATACAGTTCCACATAGAAATTCTGAAGGTCCAGTTTTGACTCCGAATATTTATGATGAAGAAATGACGGTTCCTCCATTAATAATAGATGAATTTGTTGACAATTCTGAGAGTATTGTATTGGAAACGGACATTGGAGAAATGATGtttccaaaattaataatagacgAAAATGTTCAATCTTCCAATAGAACCAAATTGGAAATGAATACTCTAGTTGGAAAAAATATAGATCCAGAATTAGAAAAATCTATAAGTAATCAAGATTTAGCCAACTCTCAAATTGATACAGATATTGATGATTCGAAAAAACAATCTGCATTGGAAACCGGCGTTGGAGAAATTATGTttccaaaattaattatagacgAAAATGTTCAATCTTCCAATATGGTTCTATTGGAAACTAATACTCTTGTTGGAAAAATTATAGATCCAGAATTAGAAAAATCTACAAGTAATCAAGATTTAGCCAATTCTCAAATTAATGAAATGAAAATCGATACGGAtattaatgatttgaaaaaacaaTCGGAAATATTGGACCATACAAATTTAGTgcttaaaattagaaaaattataaacacggATGAtgaggtatttaaaaattctataataaaaGATTTGGCaacgtattttttaaatgatgattTTCTATACAAAGTAGATGCATTATGGAAAACTACTGAATCAGAACTTGTTGGAGAGTTAATCATAAAACTccttaatatgtttaatgacaTCGAATATAATATGGCACAATTTACAGGTTGTTTAATTTGCATATTTCGTGAAATCGCTCGAAAGTCTTCCATTCTTCCGTgtcaattgaaattaaaattgattgtgTTCCTTGatgctattaaaaaatacatcaaatttCATGATAATGCATTATGGAGAACTTGGTTTTTACCTAGTATGTTCTTCGATTGGTGTTTTATTGTCGCTTTTATCTTTATGAAtactaaaaatgaatttaaaatagattttaataagTCAGTTATAAGAAATGCAACATCGTACTATAAAATGGTTAAACGGTGTagatatctatttattaatcaaGATTTAAAACCAACTAAGTCACATAAGAAGAGTGGTATATTTGAATTGACAAGAATTGATGACCTCTTGGAAATTGATGACGTACATGCCACGAATGATACCAAAGTAATACCGAATATAACTACTAACATACCCTCGAATGAACTTGAACGCAAAAAACTCAAAACGGAAGACAATTGTATAGATACTATTAATCAAACTACACCAGGAAATATAGAGGAAGTGTGCCTTGCTTCAGTTGAtcctaaaatatctaaaataatagtacGTCCTCAATTTAGTTATTCAAATTCATTCATTAATAAGTTAaattggtttaataataatatcagtgaCCTTATGAAAAGATTCAACGCATCAACTTCTAATGAAAGTAATGAAAGTTCCATTGTCCAAAATAATACTTCAGTTGTTGATAACAATAAAGCACCATCATCTGTTAATAAACGCCGATGTGTTGTAACGAATGCAACAAATGAGCCAACAATgagtaaaaaatcaaaaacacaaGTTGAATCTCCACGCGTATTTTTTACTATTGCAAATAATCCTAAAGAATTTGACATAACTTATGGTTCATCAGCAATCGCTCAGTCAAGATCATCAGCAGTCTCTAAGAATGTAAGTTCATCATCAACAGTGCCTAATAATTCAAGTTCATCAGCAGCAGTTCCTCAGAGTTTAGTGGTGTCATCAACAGTTTCTCAAAATTTGAGTCCATATTACAATCATTATTCCTCCAGTAATACCATTAGTCAACTTCCGGTAACTTCGCAAACTGTAGCCTCTCGAAGTTTAagtgtatattacaataatattaattccaatatTATGCAGGCTCCTATTGGTTTGCCATCACTTTCTAATACTACACAATCTTCATATCCGGCGAGTACAAATCCATCAGTCAATATAAACAGAACATCTAATATTCATCCAATTCATTCAAATAATCAGAGAGGGATTCACCATCAGAGTTCAGCTGCAGCGAATTCACAGCGTCCAAAGGCAGCAAATACATGGCCATCAAACAAGTATACCAATATGTGTAGTGATCCTTCTTGCAGTAAATCTAGTACTTACACCACTCAATACACAAATTCTAATGCCTCGTCGTATTCACAATCGACATATAGTCATAACATTCCATCAGCAACTTCACATCCTCAATATTCAAATGCGCTTACATATCCAACAACCTACACACATCCAATAATTAGTGGTCTATTAGAAAGCAACACAGCAAATGTGGCATCAATGAATACCTATATGCAGAAccaaagttataattatagtaattctTACTCAAGTCAGAATAACTTGAAGACTCCCGATCACAATACTCAG gTTTCACCAGATTTGCCTGATGCTCGACTACCCAACATGCCAAATCACCAAGCTGCTGATACTATAAATCAAacg TGTATGGCGGCCAACTGTACAAATGTTTCCAGTTTTTCTTGTAATACTTGTTTGGCTGCTTTTTACTGCAGTATACAATGCCAA AAATCTGACTGGCATTATCACCAAAACGAATGTTGTGTTTCTTTTTAA